CAGtcctgtgagccccaggcccacacgccttccccacctcccctgacCCCATGAAACCCAGGTTAGGCATGCCCTAGGTGTCCTCTCTTCCACCAACCTCCCCCCCCAGGGAGCAGATGAAAGCCCGGGGCATGACAGCGTTTATTAAAATTAGATGGGACAGGAGCACTGACACCAACTCTGAGCATCCCCTGGAGCCCTGGAAGCAGCTGGCTGAGGCAGCAGGCCCAGCTCCTGGGCTCAGTGTGGGCATCTCAGGGACGAAGAACCCTTCCAGCCCCAGGCACCATGTGACGGGCCGAGGGTCCCCCTCTTCCATCTGGCACCTGAGCCGAGGACCGGAGCAACCCCACGCTGGGATCAGTCTCCGGGCTCCAGGGCCCCAAACCCACCAGCACCCCACCCCTGGGCCAGGTTCCTTCCTACCTCCCCTGCTTTGTTCCCCAGTCTCGACTGTTCCAGCAGGACTGTCCCCTCACCCCGCCTCCCTGCGCCTGCCAACCACCCCCTTCCTCTGGCCGGAGACCGTCCCATGGGCTCTCCCCCTCCATTCCTGCCATGCCCACCCACCCAGGGTCCCATCACACACGGTTTCTTCCAAGCTCAGTGCCCTCTCCAAGCACAGGTGGCCCCACAAGCCTGTAGTGACCCATTCCCTGGGGAGAGATGCAGGCCCTGACCACTAACCTGtcccttctccacctccctccccagctggcgCCTGCTGCCCCAGAGGCCCCAGAAGCTCGGCGTGGAGGAGATGGCCGCAGGCGTGATCCAGCCGCTCTGTGACTTCCTGCTGCCCCTGCCATCCCATGGGCCCTTCCCGCCCTCAGACCCAGAGCCCCCAGACacttcagaggaggaggaggaggaggaggaggaggagcaggaggagcaggaggagctggaggttgAGGGGCCAGGGGCCCGCAGCCCAGCCCCCCAGAGTTCAGGTTGGGCCTCAACTGCCCCAGAAGTGGCCCCTCTGGATCCGAGCGGCCCCGAGACGCCGCTGCGGCTGCTGCAGTTTTCCAGGCTCATCAGCAGTGACATCCAGCGCTACTTCGGCCGCAAGGACAGGGGACAGGACCCAGATGCCTGTGACATCTACGCCAATGGCCGCCTGGTGGGCAGCTCAGCCGGGGAGCTGTACTGTGCCGACCTGGTGCGCCTGGCCCAGGGTGGGCCCCCTGATGACAGCGTGGCTGCCGAGCCCAGGGTCCGCTTGCCCGGGGGTCCCCAGGGGCAGGTGCGGGGGCCGGGCCTCGGTGGGGCCAGGGCACAGCCGCTGGGGCCCCTGGCAGAGCTCTTCGACTATGGGCTGCGGCAGTACCCGGGGCCCCGGGCATGGGCTGGCCGCCGGCTGCGGCTGGAGCAGAAGTACGGCCACATCACCCCCATGACCCAGAGGAAGCTGCCCCCCTCCTTCTGGAAGGAGCCAGCGCCCAGCCCCCTGGGCCTGCTCCACCCAGGCACACCAGACTTCAGCGACCTGCTGGCCAGCTGGTCAGCGGAGGCCGGCCCCGAGCTGCCGGGTGGAGGTGCCCAGGCCCCAGAGGGGGTGCAGCTGGCCGAAGCCTAGTGAGCGGGCTGGGGTCAACGGGGGTGAGACGGAGGCAGCAGGGGTCCAGACTCTCCTGATCCCTCTCCTGGGAGCCCCCCGGGGCCCTCCAACCAGGGTGGCCACTAGCAGGACAAACCAGCTCAGGCGGGGACTTCTCAGGCCCAGGAAGAAGGGCTGGGCTCATCCTGGGGCCTGGAGCTGCCACAACCAGAGGCCACCAGGGCAGGGAACGGGCAGGAGCCACAGTCCTGGCCACCCTGGCCCTCGGCCCTCAGAGCTCTGCCCACAGTGGGGAGGAcagggcaggagctgtggcctCTTGGAGGCCATGGGCTCAGTGGGTGAACACATGGTGCCCCCCACTGGGCAAGGCTCATTCTCCATCCAGACCACTGCCCTCCTCACTGCCCACCCCCTGGCTGGCCCCAGCACGGTGCCTCCGCACAGTCCCGCAGCAGGTGGCTACAGCAGAATGAGCCGAGGGTTTTCATGGACCGGCAGGAAGTGGGGGTGCTGCCCGAGGGCATAGGTGAACACGCTATTTGCTccctccatgagggcagggagagcCACTTCCTCCCCGGGCACCGCACAGCCGGCAGCCATGGACCCCGAGGCTGGGCCACCTGCCTGCTAGGGGGCCCAGCTAGGGGTGAGTGGGGCTCCCAGGCCACTGTGCCTGTTGGTGGGAAGCCCCAGTAAAGTGGGTGGGCCTGGGGCTCAGCTGGCTTGGGCAGAAAGGGGTTCTGGGAGTCTGGGGACAGACAGGCTCTGGGAAGGGTCCCCTTGGTCACTCCCACTGCCTGTGGCGTCCTGACCCCCTGGGTGGGAATTCTGGGCTCTGACAGGAGCAGGAGCTGGCACATTTATTTCTGGGAGAGGGGCAAGGACATGAGCTGTTGGGCAGGCTCCCAGCTGAGGGACTTCTCCAAGACCGCTCTTGGCCtccgctgggccaccaggctcaGGAGGACCGACTTCCACCTCAGCCACCTGCTCAGAGATATGGCTCACGGCTCCTGGATCCTGCCTCTGCCCACTGCCCTCggggcctcccccagccccgaaCCTGGACCTGGAGGGGTCTCCAGAAGGTGACTCCCCACTGCTTACCTCACGGCCTGATACACACCCCAGCGGTTCACGGGGACCACCTCGCTGGCGGCCACGTCCTTGATGAAGAACCGCTGCCTCACCAGCGACATGAGGACCCTCCTGCTGCCCAGCGTCAGGGCCCACGGGCCCTCCTCACTCCACAGGCGCATCATGCTCTCCCGCAGGGTGGCCATCTCCTCCATGCGCTGTGGACGCAGTGGAGcatgggggcgggaggggggg
This region of Equus quagga isolate Etosha38 chromosome 7, UCLA_HA_Equagga_1.0, whole genome shotgun sequence genomic DNA includes:
- the PERCC1 gene encoding protein PERCC1 codes for the protein MAAGVIQPLCDFLLPLPSHGPFPPSDPEPPDTSEEEEEEEEEEQEEQEELEVEGPGARSPAPQSSGWASTAPEVAPLDPSGPETPLRLLQFSRLISSDIQRYFGRKDRGQDPDACDIYANGRLVGSSAGELYCADLVRLAQGGPPDDSVAAEPRVRLPGGPQGQVRGPGLGGARAQPLGPLAELFDYGLRQYPGPRAWAGRRLRLEQKYGHITPMTQRKLPPSFWKEPAPSPLGLLHPGTPDFSDLLASWSAEAGPELPGGGAQAPEGVQLAEA